The Phyllopteryx taeniolatus isolate TA_2022b chromosome 7, UOR_Ptae_1.2, whole genome shotgun sequence genome has a segment encoding these proteins:
- the slc1a6 gene encoding excitatory amino acid transporter 4 isoform X3 has protein sequence MNEKPQSTSANCFLNKDTDKTPIPERVDLKRRICAAMERRASITKEKISSINKQSIKGFLKRNLFVLFTIAAVALGIILGFTLRSHKLSLREIKYFSFPGELLMRMLKMLVLPLIVSSLVTGMSSLDSKASGKMGARAVVYYMVTTLIAVFIGIVIVIIIKPGKGSRDSPMAQSRNVELVQATDAFLDLIRNMFPPNLVEACFKQYKTMYKRIVQTRNVTVSLNLTDNAINVTDANVNLSRVLHTIQETLEETVPVSGSSDGVNALGLVCFSMCLGLVIGNMKQKGQALRDFFDCLNEAIMRLVAIIIWYAPVGILFLIAGKIVEMKDLAEMGGQLAMYTVSVIVGLLIHGLCVLPLLYFLVTRKNPYSFIGGLLQALITALGTSSSSATLPITFRCLEENNRVDKRVTRFVLPVGATINMDGTALYEAVAAIFIAQVNDMDLNFGQILTISITATAASIGAAGIPQAGLVTMVIVLTSVGLPTEDITLIIAVDWFLDRLRTTTNVLGDSLGAGILEHLSRGELQSQDDEVRNSVIEENEKPYQLICQGSDIVHNHNSETTM, from the exons ATGAACGAGAAGCCCCAGTCCACCAGCGCAAATTGTTTCCTCAACAAGGACACGGATAAAACCCCCATCCCTGAACGAGTAGACCTGAAGAGGAGAATTTGTGCGGCCATGGAGCGCAGAGCGAGCATCACAAAGGAGAAAATAAGCTCCATAAACAAGCAGAGCATCAAAGGGTTCCTCAAAAgaaacctttttgttttattcaccATTGCTGCTGTGGCTCTGG GCATCATCCTGGGCTTCACTCTGCGCTCCCACAAATTGTCCCTGAGGGAGATCAAGTATTTCTCCTTTCCTGGGGAGCTGCTTATGAGGATGCTTAAGATGTTGGTGCTGCCACTCATCGTCTCCAGCCTGGTTACAG GAATGTCTTCCTTGGACAGCAAAGCATCAGGTAAAATGGGCGCACGCGCTGTGGTCTACTATATGGTGACCACCCTGATCGCCGTCTTCATCGGCATCGTCATCGTGATCATCATCAAGCCCGGTAAAGGTAGCAGGGACAGCCCCATGGCCCAAAGCAGAAACGTAGAACTGGTCCAGGCTACAGATGCTTTCCTGGATCTCATCAG GAACATGTTTCCACCCAATCTTGTCGAAGCCTGTTTCAAGCAG TACAAAACCATGTACAAGAGGATTGTGCAAACAAGAAACGTGACTGTGAGCCTGAACCTCACTGACAATGCGATCAATGTGACGGACGCCAACGTGAACCTCAGCAGGGTGCTTCACACCATCCAG GAGACGTTGGAGGAAACGGTACCCGTGTCGGGCTCCTCTGATGGCGTCAACGCTCTGGGTTTGGTCTGCTTCTCCATGTGCTTGGGTCTGGTCATCGGCAACATGAAGCAGAAGGGTCAGGCCCTCAGGGACTTCTTTGACTGCCTCAACGAAGCCATCATGAGGCTGGTGGCTATAATCATCTG GTATGCCCCGGTTGGCATCCTCTTCCTGATTGCGGGCAAGATTGTGGAGATGAAGGATCTGGCGGAGATGGGAGGCCAGCTGGCGATGTACACTGTGTCGGTCATCGTGGGGCTCCTCATCCACGGCCTCTGCGTCCTGCCACTGCTCTACTTCCTGGTCACCAGGAAGAACCCATACAGCTTCATCGGAGGCCTGCTGCAGGCGCTCATCACAGCTCTGGGAACCTCCTCCAG CTCTGCTACTTTGCCCATCACTTTCCGCTGCTTGGAGGAGAATAATCGGGTGGACAAAAGGGTGACGCGTTTCGTCCTCCCCGTGGGCGCCACCATCAACATGGACGGCACCGCCCTCTATGAAGCTGTGGCGGCCATTTTTATCGCCCAAGTCAACGACATGGACCTGAACTTTGGGCAGATTCTCACCATCAG TATCACGGCAACCGCTGCCAGCATAGGAGCCGCAGGCATCCCTCAGGCTGGCCTAGTTACCATGGTGATTGTATTGACATCGGTGGGACTGCCTACAGAGGACATAACACTCATCATCGCCGTGGATTGGTTCCT GGACCGCTTGCGTACCACCACCAACGTGCTGGGTGACTCCCTCGGGGCGGGCATCTTGGAGCACCTCTCTCGGGGCGAGCTGCAGAGTCAGGACGACGAGGTGCGCAACTCCGTCATCGAAGAGAACGAAAAGCCATACCAGTTGATCTGCCAGGGCAGCGACATCGTGCACAACCACAACAGCGAGACCACAATGTGA
- the slc1a6 gene encoding excitatory amino acid transporter 4 isoform X2 → MHTYHCFVLIHTSQNVSHETCLLDQVLELIMNEKPQSTSANCFLNKDTDKTPIPERVDLKRRICAAMERRASITKEKISSINKQSIKGFLKRNLFVLFTIAAVALGIILGFTLRSHKLSLREIKYFSFPGELLMRMLKMLVLPLIVSSLVTGMSSLDSKASGKMGARAVVYYMVTTLIAVFIGIVIVIIIKPGKGSRDSPMAQSRNVELVQATDAFLDLIRNMFPPNLVEACFKQYKTMYKRIVQTRNVTVSLNLTDNAINVTDANVNLSRVLHTIQTLEETVPVSGSSDGVNALGLVCFSMCLGLVIGNMKQKGQALRDFFDCLNEAIMRLVAIIIWYAPVGILFLIAGKIVEMKDLAEMGGQLAMYTVSVIVGLLIHGLCVLPLLYFLVTRKNPYSFIGGLLQALITALGTSSSSATLPITFRCLEENNRVDKRVTRFVLPVGATINMDGTALYEAVAAIFIAQVNDMDLNFGQILTISITATAASIGAAGIPQAGLVTMVIVLTSVGLPTEDITLIIAVDWFLDRLRTTTNVLGDSLGAGILEHLSRGELQSQDDEVRNSVIEENEKPYQLICQGSDIVHNHNSETTM, encoded by the exons ATGCACACCTACCACTGCTTTGTGTTGATCCACACAAGTCAAAATG TTTCACACGAGACCTGCCTCCTGGACCAGGTTCTGGAGCTGATTATGAACGAGAAGCCCCAGTCCACCAGCGCAAATTGTTTCCTCAACAAGGACACGGATAAAACCCCCATCCCTGAACGAGTAGACCTGAAGAGGAGAATTTGTGCGGCCATGGAGCGCAGAGCGAGCATCACAAAGGAGAAAATAAGCTCCATAAACAAGCAGAGCATCAAAGGGTTCCTCAAAAgaaacctttttgttttattcaccATTGCTGCTGTGGCTCTGG GCATCATCCTGGGCTTCACTCTGCGCTCCCACAAATTGTCCCTGAGGGAGATCAAGTATTTCTCCTTTCCTGGGGAGCTGCTTATGAGGATGCTTAAGATGTTGGTGCTGCCACTCATCGTCTCCAGCCTGGTTACAG GAATGTCTTCCTTGGACAGCAAAGCATCAGGTAAAATGGGCGCACGCGCTGTGGTCTACTATATGGTGACCACCCTGATCGCCGTCTTCATCGGCATCGTCATCGTGATCATCATCAAGCCCGGTAAAGGTAGCAGGGACAGCCCCATGGCCCAAAGCAGAAACGTAGAACTGGTCCAGGCTACAGATGCTTTCCTGGATCTCATCAG GAACATGTTTCCACCCAATCTTGTCGAAGCCTGTTTCAAGCAG TACAAAACCATGTACAAGAGGATTGTGCAAACAAGAAACGTGACTGTGAGCCTGAACCTCACTGACAATGCGATCAATGTGACGGACGCCAACGTGAACCTCAGCAGGGTGCTTCACACCATCCAG ACGTTGGAGGAAACGGTACCCGTGTCGGGCTCCTCTGATGGCGTCAACGCTCTGGGTTTGGTCTGCTTCTCCATGTGCTTGGGTCTGGTCATCGGCAACATGAAGCAGAAGGGTCAGGCCCTCAGGGACTTCTTTGACTGCCTCAACGAAGCCATCATGAGGCTGGTGGCTATAATCATCTG GTATGCCCCGGTTGGCATCCTCTTCCTGATTGCGGGCAAGATTGTGGAGATGAAGGATCTGGCGGAGATGGGAGGCCAGCTGGCGATGTACACTGTGTCGGTCATCGTGGGGCTCCTCATCCACGGCCTCTGCGTCCTGCCACTGCTCTACTTCCTGGTCACCAGGAAGAACCCATACAGCTTCATCGGAGGCCTGCTGCAGGCGCTCATCACAGCTCTGGGAACCTCCTCCAG CTCTGCTACTTTGCCCATCACTTTCCGCTGCTTGGAGGAGAATAATCGGGTGGACAAAAGGGTGACGCGTTTCGTCCTCCCCGTGGGCGCCACCATCAACATGGACGGCACCGCCCTCTATGAAGCTGTGGCGGCCATTTTTATCGCCCAAGTCAACGACATGGACCTGAACTTTGGGCAGATTCTCACCATCAG TATCACGGCAACCGCTGCCAGCATAGGAGCCGCAGGCATCCCTCAGGCTGGCCTAGTTACCATGGTGATTGTATTGACATCGGTGGGACTGCCTACAGAGGACATAACACTCATCATCGCCGTGGATTGGTTCCT GGACCGCTTGCGTACCACCACCAACGTGCTGGGTGACTCCCTCGGGGCGGGCATCTTGGAGCACCTCTCTCGGGGCGAGCTGCAGAGTCAGGACGACGAGGTGCGCAACTCCGTCATCGAAGAGAACGAAAAGCCATACCAGTTGATCTGCCAGGGCAGCGACATCGTGCACAACCACAACAGCGAGACCACAATGTGA
- the slc1a6 gene encoding excitatory amino acid transporter 4 isoform X1, which yields MHTYHCFVLIHTSQNVSHETCLLDQVLELIMNEKPQSTSANCFLNKDTDKTPIPERVDLKRRICAAMERRASITKEKISSINKQSIKGFLKRNLFVLFTIAAVALGIILGFTLRSHKLSLREIKYFSFPGELLMRMLKMLVLPLIVSSLVTGMSSLDSKASGKMGARAVVYYMVTTLIAVFIGIVIVIIIKPGKGSRDSPMAQSRNVELVQATDAFLDLIRNMFPPNLVEACFKQYKTMYKRIVQTRNVTVSLNLTDNAINVTDANVNLSRVLHTIQETLEETVPVSGSSDGVNALGLVCFSMCLGLVIGNMKQKGQALRDFFDCLNEAIMRLVAIIIWYAPVGILFLIAGKIVEMKDLAEMGGQLAMYTVSVIVGLLIHGLCVLPLLYFLVTRKNPYSFIGGLLQALITALGTSSSSATLPITFRCLEENNRVDKRVTRFVLPVGATINMDGTALYEAVAAIFIAQVNDMDLNFGQILTISITATAASIGAAGIPQAGLVTMVIVLTSVGLPTEDITLIIAVDWFLDRLRTTTNVLGDSLGAGILEHLSRGELQSQDDEVRNSVIEENEKPYQLICQGSDIVHNHNSETTM from the exons ATGCACACCTACCACTGCTTTGTGTTGATCCACACAAGTCAAAATG TTTCACACGAGACCTGCCTCCTGGACCAGGTTCTGGAGCTGATTATGAACGAGAAGCCCCAGTCCACCAGCGCAAATTGTTTCCTCAACAAGGACACGGATAAAACCCCCATCCCTGAACGAGTAGACCTGAAGAGGAGAATTTGTGCGGCCATGGAGCGCAGAGCGAGCATCACAAAGGAGAAAATAAGCTCCATAAACAAGCAGAGCATCAAAGGGTTCCTCAAAAgaaacctttttgttttattcaccATTGCTGCTGTGGCTCTGG GCATCATCCTGGGCTTCACTCTGCGCTCCCACAAATTGTCCCTGAGGGAGATCAAGTATTTCTCCTTTCCTGGGGAGCTGCTTATGAGGATGCTTAAGATGTTGGTGCTGCCACTCATCGTCTCCAGCCTGGTTACAG GAATGTCTTCCTTGGACAGCAAAGCATCAGGTAAAATGGGCGCACGCGCTGTGGTCTACTATATGGTGACCACCCTGATCGCCGTCTTCATCGGCATCGTCATCGTGATCATCATCAAGCCCGGTAAAGGTAGCAGGGACAGCCCCATGGCCCAAAGCAGAAACGTAGAACTGGTCCAGGCTACAGATGCTTTCCTGGATCTCATCAG GAACATGTTTCCACCCAATCTTGTCGAAGCCTGTTTCAAGCAG TACAAAACCATGTACAAGAGGATTGTGCAAACAAGAAACGTGACTGTGAGCCTGAACCTCACTGACAATGCGATCAATGTGACGGACGCCAACGTGAACCTCAGCAGGGTGCTTCACACCATCCAG GAGACGTTGGAGGAAACGGTACCCGTGTCGGGCTCCTCTGATGGCGTCAACGCTCTGGGTTTGGTCTGCTTCTCCATGTGCTTGGGTCTGGTCATCGGCAACATGAAGCAGAAGGGTCAGGCCCTCAGGGACTTCTTTGACTGCCTCAACGAAGCCATCATGAGGCTGGTGGCTATAATCATCTG GTATGCCCCGGTTGGCATCCTCTTCCTGATTGCGGGCAAGATTGTGGAGATGAAGGATCTGGCGGAGATGGGAGGCCAGCTGGCGATGTACACTGTGTCGGTCATCGTGGGGCTCCTCATCCACGGCCTCTGCGTCCTGCCACTGCTCTACTTCCTGGTCACCAGGAAGAACCCATACAGCTTCATCGGAGGCCTGCTGCAGGCGCTCATCACAGCTCTGGGAACCTCCTCCAG CTCTGCTACTTTGCCCATCACTTTCCGCTGCTTGGAGGAGAATAATCGGGTGGACAAAAGGGTGACGCGTTTCGTCCTCCCCGTGGGCGCCACCATCAACATGGACGGCACCGCCCTCTATGAAGCTGTGGCGGCCATTTTTATCGCCCAAGTCAACGACATGGACCTGAACTTTGGGCAGATTCTCACCATCAG TATCACGGCAACCGCTGCCAGCATAGGAGCCGCAGGCATCCCTCAGGCTGGCCTAGTTACCATGGTGATTGTATTGACATCGGTGGGACTGCCTACAGAGGACATAACACTCATCATCGCCGTGGATTGGTTCCT GGACCGCTTGCGTACCACCACCAACGTGCTGGGTGACTCCCTCGGGGCGGGCATCTTGGAGCACCTCTCTCGGGGCGAGCTGCAGAGTCAGGACGACGAGGTGCGCAACTCCGTCATCGAAGAGAACGAAAAGCCATACCAGTTGATCTGCCAGGGCAGCGACATCGTGCACAACCACAACAGCGAGACCACAATGTGA